A region from the uncultured Bacteroides sp. genome encodes:
- the bamA gene encoding outer membrane protein assembly factor BamA, with protein MHYRISAILITFISLFSFALSGTAQNVNTTDESSKPVILYSGTPKKYEIGGIKVSGVKNYEDYVLIGLSGLSVGQTITVPGDEITQAIKRYWHHGLFSNVSITAEKIEGNKIFLNISLTQRPRISEIHYNGVKKSERTDLETKLGLVKGSQITPNLVDRAKTLIKRYFDDKGFKNADVVIVQKDDAANENQVIVNINIDKKEKVKVHKITIVGNKAIKTSKLKKVMKKTNEKGKLVNLFRTKKFVNEHYEADKQLIIDKYNELGYRDARIVVDSVSPYNEKTVNVFLKIEEGDKYYLRNVTWIGNTLYPSEQLNYMLRMKKGDVYNQKLLNERITTDDDAIGNLYYNNGYLFYNLEPVEVNIDNDSIDLEMRISEGRQATISKVKINGNDRVYENVVRRELRTRPGQLFSKEDLMRSMREIQQMGHFDPENIKPDIQPDATNGTVDIAYDLVSKANDQVEFSAGWGQTGVIGKLSLKFTNFSLPNLLHPGKNYRGILPQGDGQTLTISGQTNAKYYQSYSVSFFDPWFGGKRPNSFSVSAFYSVQTDISSSYYNSSYLTNYYNNSYNSGYNDYSNYYDPSKSIKMFGLSVGWGKRLSWPDDYFTLSAELSYQKYILKDWSYFPVTNGGCNNISLNLTLARNSSDNPIYPRQGSDFSLSVQVTPPYSLFDGVDYSSYDLTNQDDVNKMHKWVEYHKWKLKSKTYTAFTSGAKTPVLMTRVEFGLLGSFNKYKKSPFETFDMGGDGMTGYSSYATESIALRGYENSSLTPYRGYEGYAYTRMALELRYPLMLETSTSIYALTFVEAGNAWHDIKNFNPFDLKRSAGVGVRIFLPMIGMMGIDWAYGFDKIFGSKQYGGSQFHFILGQEF; from the coding sequence ATGCATTATCGTATTTCTGCCATACTTATAACATTTATCAGCCTGTTCAGCTTTGCGCTTTCAGGCACTGCACAGAATGTAAACACTACAGATGAATCTTCCAAACCGGTGATTTTGTATTCGGGTACGCCTAAAAAATACGAAATAGGCGGAATAAAAGTCTCAGGAGTAAAAAACTATGAAGATTATGTCCTCATAGGATTATCAGGATTGTCTGTGGGACAAACCATCACAGTGCCTGGTGATGAAATTACACAAGCGATTAAACGCTATTGGCATCATGGATTATTCTCTAATGTATCCATAACGGCAGAGAAGATAGAAGGCAATAAAATCTTCTTAAATATTAGTTTGACCCAACGGCCCCGCATCTCAGAGATACATTATAATGGCGTAAAAAAGAGCGAAAGAACAGATTTGGAAACAAAACTTGGGCTCGTTAAGGGTAGCCAGATCACACCAAATTTAGTTGATCGTGCAAAAACACTTATTAAAAGATATTTTGACGATAAAGGGTTCAAGAATGCAGATGTAGTCATTGTACAAAAAGATGATGCTGCTAATGAAAATCAAGTCATTGTAAATATCAATATTGACAAAAAAGAAAAGGTCAAAGTTCACAAGATCACAATAGTAGGCAACAAAGCGATAAAAACGTCAAAGCTCAAAAAAGTGATGAAGAAAACGAATGAGAAAGGTAAACTAGTAAACTTGTTCCGTACAAAGAAGTTTGTTAATGAGCACTACGAAGCTGACAAACAACTCATCATTGACAAATATAACGAACTAGGGTATCGTGATGCCCGTATTGTCGTTGATAGCGTATCTCCGTACAACGAAAAGACAGTAAATGTTTTCTTGAAAATAGAAGAAGGAGACAAATACTACCTCCGCAACGTCACTTGGATAGGTAACACTCTATATCCTTCTGAGCAACTGAACTACATGTTACGCATGAAAAAGGGAGATGTTTACAATCAGAAGCTATTAAATGAACGAATAACAACCGACGACGATGCTATCGGTAATTTATATTATAATAATGGATACCTGTTTTACAACCTGGAACCTGTTGAAGTTAATATTGATAATGATTCGATAGATCTTGAAATGAGAATATCTGAAGGACGCCAAGCTACAATCAGTAAAGTGAAGATAAACGGTAACGACCGTGTATATGAAAATGTTGTTCGCCGCGAACTTCGTACCCGTCCCGGGCAGCTCTTCAGCAAAGAAGATTTAATGCGTTCCATGCGTGAAATTCAACAAATGGGACATTTTGATCCGGAAAATATCAAGCCGGACATTCAACCTGATGCCACAAATGGTACGGTAGATATTGCTTATGACTTAGTTTCAAAAGCTAACGATCAGGTAGAGTTCTCTGCCGGTTGGGGACAAACCGGAGTAATAGGCAAGTTAAGCCTAAAGTTCACCAACTTCTCGCTGCCAAACTTACTACATCCGGGCAAGAACTACCGGGGCATCCTCCCTCAGGGAGATGGGCAGACTTTAACCATTAGTGGACAGACCAATGCTAAATATTATCAATCATATAGTGTTTCATTCTTTGACCCTTGGTTTGGAGGAAAACGTCCGAATTCATTCTCTGTTTCTGCGTTCTATTCTGTGCAAACCGACATTAGTAGTAGCTATTATAACTCAAGTTATCTGACTAATTATTATAATAATAGTTATAATAGTGGATATAATGACTATTCAAACTACTATGATCCCAGCAAATCGATCAAGATGTTCGGCCTTTCTGTAGGATGGGGAAAACGTCTTAGCTGGCCGGATGACTATTTTACCCTTTCCGCAGAACTATCTTATCAAAAATACATTCTGAAAGATTGGAGCTATTTCCCTGTAACAAATGGCGGATGTAACAATATTAGTTTGAACTTAACGTTAGCACGTAATTCAAGTGATAACCCTATCTACCCTCGCCAGGGATCTGACTTTTCTTTATCAGTTCAGGTTACTCCCCCCTATTCATTGTTTGACGGCGTAGATTACAGCTCATATGATCTGACTAATCAAGATGATGTAAACAAAATGCATAAATGGGTAGAGTATCATAAATGGAAATTAAAATCAAAAACTTATACGGCATTTACTTCGGGAGCAAAAACTCCAGTATTAATGACACGTGTAGAATTTGGTTTACTGGGAAGTTTCAATAAATATAAGAAATCGCCATTTGAAACATTTGATATGGGCGGCGACGGCATGACAGGTTATTCAAGCTATGCCACCGAAAGTATTGCGCTTCGAGGTTATGAGAATAGTTCACTTACTCCCTACCGTGGCTACGAAGGATACGCTTATACCCGCATGGCTCTGGAATTGAGATACCCATTAATGTTGGAGACTAGCACCAGTATCTATGCGTTAACCTTCGTTGAAGCAGGTAATGCATGGCATGATATCAAAAACTTCAATCCATTCGACCTGAAAAGATCGGCCGGTGTGGGTGTGCGTATCTTCTTGCCAATGATTGGTATGATGGGTATTGATTGGGCCTATGGCTTTGATAAAATATTTGGTTCTAAACAATACGGCGGAAGTCAGTTCCACTTCATTTTAGGGCAAGAGTTCTAA
- the murI gene encoding glutamate racemase, with protein MKQDLPNIPGPIGVFDSGYGGLTILKQIRGVLPEYDYIYLGDNARTPYGTRSFEVVYEFTRQAVTKLFEMGCHLVILACNTASAKALRSIQINDLPKIDPSRRVLGVIRPTVESIGEITHSRHVGVLATDGTIKSESYPLEIHKLFPDIIVSGEACPMWVPLVENNEANSTGADYFIKKNIDQLLNKDKLIDTVILGCTHYPLLLPKIQRFIPENIQLVTQGEYVATSLQNYLQRHPEIDKKCTKGSTTQFCTSEAKDKFTESAFVFLNEVISVQRVLLE; from the coding sequence ATGAAACAAGATTTACCCAATATTCCCGGCCCTATCGGAGTATTCGACTCAGGTTACGGAGGTTTAACTATCTTGAAACAAATAAGAGGAGTACTCCCTGAGTATGATTATATCTATTTGGGAGACAATGCCCGTACACCATATGGCACACGTTCGTTTGAAGTGGTGTATGAATTTACTCGTCAAGCTGTAACCAAGCTATTCGAAATGGGATGCCACCTTGTTATACTTGCTTGCAACACCGCTTCAGCCAAAGCACTGAGGAGTATACAGATAAATGACTTACCAAAAATCGATCCTTCAAGAAGAGTATTAGGCGTCATCCGCCCCACCGTAGAGAGTATTGGGGAAATAACCCATAGCAGACATGTGGGCGTGCTGGCCACAGATGGTACAATCAAATCAGAATCTTATCCATTGGAAATACACAAACTCTTTCCCGATATTATAGTAAGCGGCGAAGCCTGCCCAATGTGGGTTCCACTGGTAGAGAACAACGAAGCCAATTCAACAGGAGCAGATTATTTTATCAAAAAAAACATTGATCAGCTCCTCAATAAAGATAAGCTAATTGATACTGTTATCTTAGGCTGCACACACTATCCTTTGCTATTACCAAAAATTCAACGATTCATACCCGAGAATATACAATTAGTGACTCAGGGGGAATATGTGGCGACCAGTCTTCAAAATTACCTCCAGCGGCATCCGGAAATAGACAAAAAATGTACCAAAGGATCGACTACTCAATTTTGTACATCCGAAGCCAAAGATAAATTTACCGAGTCGGCTTTTGTTTTTTTGAATGAAGTCATCTCCGTACAAAGAGTATTGTTGGAATGA
- a CDS encoding OmpH family outer membrane protein — protein MRKSILFIVLLTAANLTASAQKFALIDMEYILKNIPAYESSNEQLNQASKKYQSEVETLTQEAQALYKNYQSEATSLTETQKTKREEEIVAKEKSTAELKRKYFGPEGELSKLRESLIKPIQDEIYNAVKEISEMKGYSVVVDRASANSIIFASPNIDISNEVLARLGYSN, from the coding sequence ATGAGAAAATCTATTCTATTCATTGTCTTGCTAACCGCTGCAAATTTAACAGCCAGCGCACAAAAATTTGCCTTGATAGACATGGAGTACATCCTAAAGAATATCCCGGCTTACGAAAGTTCAAACGAACAACTAAACCAAGCCTCTAAAAAATACCAAAGCGAAGTTGAGACATTAACTCAAGAGGCTCAGGCTTTATACAAAAACTATCAATCTGAGGCCACGTCTCTTACTGAAACACAAAAAACAAAAAGAGAAGAGGAAATCGTAGCAAAGGAAAAAAGTACTGCCGAGTTGAAACGCAAATATTTCGGCCCCGAGGGTGAGCTTTCCAAACTGAGAGAAAGCCTAATAAAACCTATACAAGATGAGATATACAATGCTGTAAAAGAGATCTCAGAAATGAAAGGATATTCGGTGGTAGTAGACAGAGCTTCGGCTAACAGCATTATTTTTGCTTCTCCGAATATTGATATAAGTAATGAAGTATTAGCAAGATTAGGATATTCAAATTAA
- a CDS encoding isoprenyl transferase, which yields MSDKEQIDLNRIPQHVAIIMDGNGRWAKQRGQERSYGHRAGAETVHAIAEEAARLGIKFLTLYTFSTENWNRPTNEVTAIMNLLIDSIEEETFMNNNISFRIVGDINKLPKDLQKRLYDCIEHTSSNTGMCLVLALSYSSRWEITDAARKIAIEISKGELSPEEIDCKCISAHLATNFMPDPDLLIRTGGEIRLSNYLLWQCAYSELYFCETFWPDFKEEELQKAIYDYQKRERRFGKTSEQVS from the coding sequence ATGTCTGATAAAGAGCAAATAGATTTAAACCGTATACCCCAACATGTGGCAATCATAATGGACGGTAACGGGCGGTGGGCTAAGCAACGCGGTCAAGAGCGTAGCTATGGACATCGGGCTGGCGCCGAAACGGTACATGCTATCGCCGAAGAAGCTGCTCGTTTAGGCATTAAATTCCTTACCTTATATACTTTCTCAACCGAGAACTGGAATCGGCCAACCAACGAGGTTACCGCCATCATGAATCTGCTTATTGATTCCATCGAAGAAGAAACATTCATGAACAATAATATTAGCTTTCGTATTGTAGGTGACATAAACAAACTGCCCAAAGACTTGCAGAAACGTTTATATGATTGCATAGAACATACATCTTCAAATACTGGAATGTGCCTTGTCTTGGCCCTCAGTTATTCTTCTCGTTGGGAAATAACAGATGCGGCCAGAAAAATTGCTATAGAAATCAGTAAGGGAGAATTATCTCCTGAAGAGATAGACTGCAAATGCATATCTGCGCACTTGGCAACCAATTTTATGCCAGATCCCGATTTGCTCATCCGCACAGGTGGTGAAATCCGTTTAAGCAATTACCTATTATGGCAATGTGCTTACTCCGAACTTTATTTCTGTGAAACATTTTGGCCAGACTTTAAGGAAGAAGAGTTGCAAAAAGCAATATATGATTATCAAAAGAGAGAGCGCCGCTTTGGGAAGACCAGTGAGCAGGTTAGTTAA
- a CDS encoding OmpH family outer membrane protein has translation MLKKIALAIMFILPMSVFAQTLKFGHVTSNEIITAMPEFTKAQADLQALQKKYTDEIQRTNDEFNKKYQEFQQAMQKDSLPQNIAERRQKELQDMMQRSEQFQQEASQNMQKAQTDLMAPITQKVDEAIKAVGEAEGMIYVFDLARTAIPYVNNKLSVDITPLVKTKLGLK, from the coding sequence ATGCTTAAAAAAATTGCACTAGCAATTATGTTCATCCTCCCGATGAGTGTTTTTGCACAAACTCTTAAATTCGGTCACGTTACATCAAACGAAATCATCACGGCTATGCCTGAATTTACCAAAGCACAAGCCGACCTTCAAGCTCTGCAGAAAAAATACACTGATGAGATTCAAAGAACAAACGACGAGTTCAATAAGAAATATCAGGAATTTCAGCAAGCAATGCAAAAAGATTCTCTGCCTCAAAACATTGCTGAAAGAAGGCAAAAAGAGTTGCAGGATATGATGCAAAGAAGCGAACAGTTTCAGCAGGAAGCTTCTCAAAACATGCAAAAGGCTCAAACAGACTTGATGGCACCTATTACTCAGAAAGTAGATGAAGCAATTAAAGCTGTGGGTGAAGCAGAAGGAATGATTTATGTATTTGACCTTGCAAGAACGGCTATTCCTTATGTAAACAATAAGCTAAGCGTTGATATTACGCCACTTGTTAAAACAAAACTTGGATTGAAATAA
- a CDS encoding DUF2007-related protein has product MKAKENSPLTEIFSGSPWEAELIKGLLESNGIDSAIKDGIMGTLAPYLSPEVSILVSAEDYETAMQIIKDRDKEE; this is encoded by the coding sequence ATGAAAGCAAAAGAAAACAGTCCTTTAACCGAAATTTTCTCCGGTTCGCCTTGGGAAGCCGAACTAATTAAAGGCTTGCTAGAGAGCAATGGCATCGATTCTGCAATCAAGGATGGCATAATGGGAACGTTAGCTCCTTATCTCAGCCCTGAGGTATCAATACTCGTCAGTGCAGAGGATTACGAAACAGCTATGCAGATTATTAAAGATAGAGACAAAGAGGAATAA
- the ribD gene encoding bifunctional diaminohydroxyphosphoribosylaminopyrimidine deaminase/5-amino-6-(5-phosphoribosylamino)uracil reductase RibD → MGEEKYMQRCIQLAKNGRCNTTPNPVVGAVIVCNGKIIGEGYHAKYGAPHAEVNAINSVKDKSLLKKSTLYVSLEPCSHYGKTPPCADLIIKKQIPKIIIGCQDPFTEVAGRGIKKLRDAGRDVTVGLCENDCKNLIKPFIIFNTLRRPYITLKWAESSDGYIDAVRSSGSPTILSTDLTSMLVHKKRAEADAIMVGTQTARLDNPFLTVRNWYGQNPTRIVIDRNLSLKRSLHLFDGSVHSLVFTSANCPEEKNIEYITLDFEKNILPQILNILYKKKLQLLFVEGGSVLLQSFINSGLWDEIFIEKSHKELGTGVKSPEMIDKISHSTQKHFGVPILHYINEKIENNTPK, encoded by the coding sequence ATGGGAGAAGAAAAATACATGCAACGGTGCATACAGCTCGCAAAAAACGGACGATGTAACACCACACCCAACCCAGTAGTGGGAGCTGTCATCGTTTGTAATGGGAAGATAATTGGAGAAGGGTATCATGCAAAATATGGAGCTCCGCACGCTGAAGTAAATGCTATCAATTCTGTTAAAGATAAGTCTTTATTAAAAAAATCAACACTGTACGTTAGCTTGGAACCTTGTTCACATTACGGAAAAACCCCGCCCTGTGCAGATCTCATCATTAAAAAACAAATACCAAAGATTATTATCGGATGTCAGGACCCTTTTACAGAAGTAGCAGGGCGTGGCATTAAAAAACTACGTGATGCAGGAAGAGATGTTACAGTTGGCCTTTGCGAAAATGATTGCAAAAATCTGATCAAACCATTCATCATCTTCAACACTCTACGTCGCCCCTATATCACTCTAAAATGGGCTGAATCATCAGACGGCTATATAGATGCAGTTCGGAGCAGTGGCTCCCCGACTATTCTCTCAACCGACTTAACCTCTATGCTGGTTCATAAAAAAAGAGCGGAGGCTGATGCGATTATGGTAGGTACTCAAACAGCCCGTTTAGATAATCCGTTTCTCACAGTACGCAACTGGTATGGACAAAATCCCACACGAATAGTGATTGACCGCAATTTATCACTGAAAAGGTCTTTGCATTTATTTGATGGAAGTGTTCATTCGCTTGTATTTACATCTGCAAATTGCCCGGAAGAGAAAAACATAGAATACATAACACTTGATTTTGAGAAAAATATTCTACCTCAAATATTAAATATCCTATATAAGAAAAAGCTACAATTGCTTTTTGTTGAGGGTGGAAGTGTTTTGCTTCAATCATTTATTAATAGCGGTTTATGGGATGAGATTTTTATTGAAAAGAGCCATAAAGAACTTGGAACGGGAGTTAAATCTCCCGAAATGATCGATAAGATAAGCCATTCCACCCAAAAACACTTCGGAGTGCCAATCCTGCATTATATCAATGAAAAGATAGAAAACAATACACCCAAATAG
- the prmC gene encoding peptide chain release factor N(5)-glutamine methyltransferase, which translates to MNRLSLYIRQSLQSIYSPQELKSLTRTICCDLLGVDAIDFFLGKDIHLSENKQKELETILKRLRNNEPIQYIRGYADFFGLMFSVAPGVLIPRPETEELVDLIIKENAGALRILDIGTGSGCIAITLAKKIPLATVSAWDISEEALAIARQNNSQLGTSVSFCREDIFDVIAKTEFYDIIVSNPPYITSLEKEEMDANVLDWEPELALFVPDDDPLYFYRSIGRFGMESLPLGGKIYFEINQAYGDKVSFLLKTIGYRDICVIKDLFGKDRIIKACK; encoded by the coding sequence ATGAATCGTTTATCTTTATATATTCGCCAGTCTCTGCAGAGCATTTATTCACCGCAAGAATTAAAAAGTCTTACGAGGACTATCTGTTGCGATCTGCTTGGAGTAGATGCGATTGATTTCTTTTTAGGCAAAGATATTCATTTATCTGAAAATAAGCAGAAAGAATTGGAAACTATTCTGAAACGTTTGCGCAATAATGAACCAATTCAATATATCCGTGGATATGCTGATTTTTTCGGATTAATGTTTTCTGTTGCTCCTGGAGTACTCATACCTCGTCCCGAAACTGAAGAGTTGGTCGATTTAATTATTAAAGAAAATGCAGGGGCATTGCGTATTTTAGATATCGGTACGGGAAGTGGGTGTATTGCTATTACGTTAGCTAAGAAAATTCCTTTGGCTACGGTTTCTGCATGGGATATCTCGGAGGAGGCACTTGCTATAGCCAGGCAAAACAATTCTCAGTTAGGAACATCTGTTTCTTTTTGTAGAGAAGATATATTTGATGTTATAGCTAAAACAGAGTTTTATGATATAATAGTAAGTAATCCTCCTTATATTACTTCTTTAGAGAAGGAGGAGATGGATGCAAATGTATTGGATTGGGAACCTGAGTTGGCTCTGTTTGTACCAGATGATGACCCTTTATATTTCTACCGTAGTATCGGTCGCTTCGGAATGGAAAGCTTGCCTTTAGGAGGGAAAATATATTTTGAAATTAATCAGGCTTATGGAGACAAAGTCTCTTTTTTGCTTAAAACGATAGGTTATCGGGATATCTGTGTAATAAAAGATTTGTTTGGGAAAGATAGGATTATAAAAGCTTGTAAATGA
- a CDS encoding ABC transporter ATP-binding protein has translation MIKLEGITKSFGSLQVLKGIDLEIDKGEIVSIVGPSGAGKTTLLQIMGTLDAPDSGCVLIDDTNVSRMKQKALSAFRNSHIGFVFQFHQLLPEFTAIENVMIPAFIAGMSSSEATKRAAEILDFMKLKERASHKPNELSGGEKQRVAVARALINNPAVILADEPSGSLDTHNKEELHQLFFDLRNQFGQTFVIVTHDEALAQLTDRTIHMLDGVIQ, from the coding sequence GTGATAAAGTTAGAAGGAATAACCAAGAGCTTTGGTTCTTTGCAAGTGCTGAAAGGCATTGATCTGGAGATTGATAAAGGAGAAATAGTTAGTATTGTGGGACCTAGCGGTGCCGGGAAAACAACTTTATTGCAGATTATGGGTACGCTCGATGCACCGGACAGCGGGTGTGTTTTAATTGATGATACCAACGTTAGTCGGATGAAGCAAAAGGCATTGTCAGCTTTTCGTAACAGCCATATCGGGTTTGTGTTTCAGTTCCATCAGCTATTACCCGAATTTACCGCCATAGAAAATGTGATGATACCGGCTTTTATTGCCGGGATGTCGTCTTCTGAAGCAACAAAGCGTGCTGCTGAAATTCTCGATTTTATGAAACTCAAGGAGCGGGCTTCGCATAAACCCAACGAGCTATCGGGAGGAGAGAAACAGCGGGTAGCAGTGGCTCGTGCATTGATTAATAATCCGGCTGTGATTCTGGCGGATGAACCTTCGGGGAGTCTGGACACACACAACAAGGAAGAACTTCATCAATTGTTCTTCGATTTACGGAATCAATTTGGCCAGACTTTTGTCATCGTCACACACGATGAGGCTTTGGCGCAACTTACAGACCGCACTATCCACATGCTTGATGGTGTTATTCAGTGA
- a CDS encoding DUF6242 domain-containing protein, with protein MKIKFLSIIISSLFISFAVTSCLNTDDNAEYSSDDTIHAFAIDTIHGADYAFTIDQSNNKIYNADSLPVGSDTIINKILIKTLTVNGYITSGDSAFNIADSVDLTKTMVTPLKLKVWAPDGTHSREYSIEVRVHQQDPDSLVWNKISNSFSNGEVTGKQKSVIINNTLFVYTSNVSAYSSAVSDGHFWDKITVIGLPDDTNISSLLNFGNTLYAATGSGEVFYSENGITWQKNQTGLSGNIVTLITSFPTGITGITKDGTVLKFCLSNPSMTGWEIGEEVPDGFPLENISATVYTTNTKITKSFLMGKAVDDASATQTIPWFSIDGKTWVDASTSSNYYCPIMNNPSIIRYNDKFYAFGGDFSSFYASEDGIVWKEVKKKVLFPNAFKGRGDYSMTVDENNFIWITWSKGQNDDEVWRGRINKLGFLVK; from the coding sequence ATGAAAATAAAGTTTTTATCAATAATTATCAGCTCTTTGTTTATATCGTTTGCTGTTACTTCATGCCTTAACACAGATGATAATGCAGAATACAGTTCAGACGACACCATACATGCTTTTGCAATAGACACTATACATGGGGCAGATTATGCATTTACGATTGATCAAAGCAACAATAAAATATATAATGCAGATTCCTTACCTGTAGGGTCAGATACCATTATAAATAAGATACTCATTAAAACTTTAACTGTAAACGGATATATAACTTCTGGAGATTCCGCTTTTAACATAGCCGATTCCGTTGATCTGACGAAAACAATGGTAACTCCCCTAAAGTTGAAAGTTTGGGCGCCTGATGGCACACACTCAAGAGAATATTCTATTGAAGTTCGCGTTCATCAACAAGATCCCGACTCATTAGTCTGGAATAAAATAAGTAATTCTTTCTCTAACGGGGAAGTTACCGGCAAACAAAAATCAGTAATAATAAACAATACTTTATTTGTATACACATCAAACGTTTCGGCATATTCGTCCGCTGTATCAGATGGACATTTTTGGGATAAAATAACGGTTATCGGATTGCCTGACGACACAAACATATCTTCTCTGCTCAACTTTGGCAACACACTTTATGCAGCAACCGGAAGTGGAGAAGTATTCTATTCGGAAAATGGAATCACATGGCAGAAAAACCAAACGGGATTAAGTGGCAATATCGTAACATTAATAACGAGCTTCCCCACAGGTATAACTGGAATTACTAAAGATGGTACAGTTCTTAAATTCTGCCTATCAAACCCATCAATGACAGGCTGGGAAATTGGAGAAGAAGTACCTGACGGATTTCCTCTAGAAAACATTTCAGCAACAGTTTATACAACAAATACTAAAATCACAAAATCTTTTCTAATGGGAAAAGCGGTAGATGATGCTTCTGCTACTCAAACGATTCCTTGGTTCTCGATAGATGGAAAAACTTGGGTCGATGCGTCTACTTCCTCGAATTATTATTGCCCAATAATGAATAATCCGTCTATTATCCGTTACAATGATAAATTCTACGCCTTTGGCGGCGATTTCAGCTCTTTCTATGCCTCCGAAGATGGCATAGTATGGAAGGAAGTTAAAAAGAAAGTCCTTTTCCCAAATGCGTTCAAAGGAAGAGGAGATTATTCAATGACGGTTGATGAAAATAATTTTATTTGGATCACATGGAGTAAAGGACAGAACGATGATGAAGTATGGCGAGGACGTATTAACAAGCTCGGCTTTTTGGTAAAATAA